The following are encoded in a window of Maledivibacter sp. genomic DNA:
- the recR gene encoding recombination mediator RecR: MVNFVAPVAKLIEEFSKLPGIGRKTAQRLAFHILNTREDDAIHLAQAIIEAKRKTKYCSICSNITDIDPCNICTNPKRDKRVICVVEDPRDIAAMERIREYDGLYHVLHGAISPMEGIGPEDIKIKELLMRLQNNDIDEIIMATNPNIEGEATSMYISKLVKPLGVKVTRIAHGVPVGGDLEYADEVTLAKALEGRREL; the protein is encoded by the coding sequence ATGGTCAATTTTGTTGCACCCGTAGCAAAGCTTATTGAAGAGTTTTCAAAATTGCCAGGGATAGGTAGAAAGACTGCACAAAGGTTAGCCTTTCATATATTGAATACTAGAGAAGATGATGCAATACATTTAGCACAAGCCATAATTGAAGCAAAAAGAAAAACTAAGTATTGTTCAATATGCTCCAATATTACCGATATAGATCCCTGCAATATATGTACGAACCCTAAAAGAGATAAAAGGGTCATTTGTGTAGTAGAAGATCCAAGAGACATTGCGGCGATGGAAAGAATACGGGAATATGATGGTCTTTATCATGTATTACATGGAGCGATATCTCCTATGGAGGGAATTGGACCAGAGGATATAAAGATAAAAGAATTACTCATGAGACTCCAGAATAATGATATAGATGAAATAATAATGGCTACCAATCCCAATATAGAAGGGGAAGCTACATCCATGTATATTTCAAAGCTGGTTAAACCTCTAGGGGTTAAGGTAACGAGAATAGCCCACGGTGTTCCTGTGGGTGGAGATCTAGAGTATGCAGATGAAGTGACCCTTGCAAAGGCTTTGGAAGGAAGACGTGAGCTATAA
- a CDS encoding YbaB/EbfC family nucleoid-associated protein, with protein sequence MAKGRKMGMPGNMNNMLKQVQKMQKQMEQMQSEVEQKEFEVTAGGGAITVKVNGKKELLDIQIKPEVVDPDDVEMLQDLVVAAVNEALRKADEIVSKEMGKVTGGMNIPGLF encoded by the coding sequence ATGGCAAAGGGAAGAAAAATGGGTATGCCCGGTAATATGAATAATATGTTAAAACAAGTTCAAAAAATGCAAAAGCAAATGGAGCAAATGCAATCTGAGGTTGAACAAAAAGAATTTGAAGTAACTGCCGGCGGAGGTGCCATAACCGTTAAAGTAAATGGTAAAAAAGAATTGTTGGATATTCAAATAAAGCCTGAAGTAGTAGATCCTGATGACGTAGAAATGCTTCAAGATTTAGTAGTAGCTGCTGTGAATGAGGCTTTAAGAAAAGCCGATGAAATAGTATCTAAAGAAATGGGTAAAGTCACAGGTGGAATGAATATACCAGGGTTATTTTAA